From the Streptomyces syringium genome, one window contains:
- a CDS encoding metallophosphoesterase, with the protein MTQGAGQGPVRTTAAVPPFPGYAAPPPMPAYAHAEPPSEYPPGYTPTARDLPVISRSAAPRDVPTVKLTPIADPQAAAPVPGGPGPLFVVGDVHGYLDELYAALAAEGLIDANGQWAAGNARLWFLGDFTDRGPDGVGVIDLVMRLSAEAAAAGGYCKALMGNHELLLIGAKRFADTPVQSGAGTASFQAAWLLNGGQRTDMERLEDHHMQWMSRLDAMAEEDGHLLVHSDTTAYLDYGDSIEAVNDAVTEALQRNDPDEVWDLFRKFTKRFAFRDDEAGPMAVRELLDTYGGGRIVHGHSPIPYLLGEVGTEEEDGDEGGGPLVDGPHLYADGLAVAMDGGVTMAGKLLVVQLPLGA; encoded by the coding sequence ATGACTCAGGGGGCCGGTCAGGGACCCGTACGGACCACGGCGGCGGTGCCGCCCTTCCCCGGGTACGCCGCGCCGCCTCCCATGCCCGCGTACGCCCACGCGGAGCCGCCCTCGGAGTACCCCCCGGGCTACACCCCGACCGCCCGTGACCTGCCGGTCATCAGCCGGAGTGCCGCCCCGCGGGACGTGCCGACCGTCAAGCTGACGCCGATCGCCGACCCGCAGGCGGCGGCGCCCGTGCCCGGCGGTCCCGGTCCGCTCTTCGTCGTCGGCGACGTCCACGGCTACCTCGACGAGCTCTACGCGGCGCTCGCCGCCGAGGGCCTCATCGACGCGAACGGCCAGTGGGCCGCGGGCAACGCCCGGCTGTGGTTCCTCGGCGACTTCACCGACCGCGGCCCGGACGGCGTCGGGGTCATCGACCTCGTCATGCGGCTGTCCGCCGAGGCCGCGGCCGCCGGCGGCTACTGCAAGGCCCTCATGGGCAACCACGAGCTGCTGCTCATCGGCGCCAAGCGGTTCGCCGACACCCCCGTCCAGTCCGGTGCCGGCACCGCCTCCTTCCAGGCGGCCTGGCTGCTCAACGGCGGCCAGCGCACCGACATGGAGCGGCTCGAGGACCACCACATGCAGTGGATGTCCCGGCTCGACGCGATGGCCGAGGAGGACGGGCACCTGCTCGTGCACTCCGACACCACCGCCTACCTCGACTACGGCGACTCCATCGAGGCCGTCAACGACGCCGTCACCGAGGCCCTGCAGCGCAACGACCCGGACGAGGTCTGGGACCTGTTCCGCAAGTTCACCAAGCGGTTCGCCTTCCGCGACGACGAGGCCGGCCCGATGGCCGTGCGGGAGCTGCTCGACACCTACGGCGGCGGCCGCATCGTGCACGGCCACAGCCCCATCCCCTATCTGCTCGGCGAGGTCGGCACCGAGGAGGAGGACGGCGACGAGGGCGGCGGCCCGCTCGTCGACGGCCCGCACCTGTACGCGGACGGGCTCGCGGTCGCGATGGACGGCGGCGTCACAATGGCCGGAAAGCTACTGGTGGTGCAACTCCCGCTGGGTGCCTGA
- a CDS encoding LacI family DNA-binding transcriptional regulator — protein sequence MTAAGKHQVSRTDLSRRGSRQGRAGIRDVAAAAGVSITTVSDALNGKGRLPDATRRHVREVADRLGYRPSAAARTLRTGKSGLIGLTVTTYGDEPFTFTEFAYFAEMARAATSAALARGYALVILPATSRHDVWSNVALDGTVVVDPSDHDPVVTDLVRQGIPVVSDGRPAGTLPVTAWVDNDHEAAVLGILDHLAAAGARRIGLLTGTTTDTYTRLSTTAYLHWCERVGQDPVYEEYPAHDPCAGAVAADRLLARPDRPDAVYGLFDPNGTDLLAAARRYGLRVPDDLLLVCCSESTVYATTEPPVTTLSLKPRRIGTAVVQLLIDAIEGLDTGRPVEQVIPTELIVRTSSERRPPRTTVSPPRGPATP from the coding sequence ATGACAGCAGCAGGGAAGCACCAGGTGAGCCGCACTGACCTCTCCCGCAGAGGCAGCCGGCAAGGCCGTGCGGGTATCCGGGACGTGGCCGCCGCCGCCGGGGTGTCGATCACGACCGTCTCCGACGCGCTCAACGGCAAGGGCCGGCTACCGGACGCGACCCGACGCCATGTCCGCGAGGTCGCCGACCGGCTGGGCTACCGCCCGTCGGCCGCGGCCCGCACCCTCCGCACGGGCAAGTCCGGTCTCATCGGCCTGACCGTGACCACGTACGGGGATGAACCTTTCACCTTCACCGAGTTCGCCTACTTCGCCGAGATGGCCAGGGCCGCCACCTCCGCCGCCCTCGCCCGCGGCTACGCCCTGGTCATCCTCCCCGCGACCTCCCGTCACGACGTGTGGTCCAACGTCGCCCTCGACGGCACCGTCGTCGTCGACCCCTCCGACCACGATCCCGTGGTCACCGACCTGGTCCGCCAGGGCATCCCCGTCGTCTCCGACGGCCGCCCCGCCGGCACCCTCCCCGTCACCGCCTGGGTGGACAACGACCACGAGGCGGCCGTCCTCGGCATCCTCGACCACCTGGCCGCCGCCGGCGCCCGGCGCATCGGGCTGCTCACCGGCACCACCACCGACACCTACACCCGGCTCTCCACCACCGCCTATCTGCACTGGTGCGAGCGGGTCGGCCAGGACCCGGTCTACGAGGAGTACCCCGCCCACGACCCCTGCGCCGGGGCGGTGGCCGCCGACCGGCTGCTCGCCCGCCCCGACCGGCCCGACGCCGTGTACGGACTGTTCGACCCCAACGGCACCGATCTGCTCGCCGCCGCCCGCCGCTACGGCCTGCGGGTACCGGACGACCTGCTGCTCGTCTGCTGCAGCGAGTCCACGGTCTACGCCACCACCGAGCCGCCCGTCACCACCCTCTCCCTCAAGCCGCGGCGCATCGGCACGGCCGTCGTCCAGCTCCTCATCGACGCCATCGAGGGGCTCGACACCGGGCGGCCGGTGGAGCAGGTCATACCGACGGAGCTGATCGTGCGCACGTCCTCCGAGCGCCGCCCGCCGCGCACCACCGTCAGCCCCCCGCGCGGCCCCGCCACGCCCTGA
- a CDS encoding recombinase family protein, whose product MGKREEVISKLRGTPEGLPSVEEVRAMLAADPSLKCVVCYARISFDGRAKDAHGIEDQHREMTDNSRKFGWLIVYRYTDNDKSASKEEVIRDDFEQMINDLTTGQTPEGYPIHGVMAVNDDRLYRRPGDWERYLSAFTAHEDRVYHDSNGMQDLYAEGFEIKGLVGVAMSLAETRKKQRRARNSHRNRAIRGQSTAAWRPFGWDDDKVTLRPAEAAAIRQAVRDVIAGASVSEITKQWKEIGFITSRGNPFQYQTVKQVLLNARLCGYREVKGELVRDGDDQPIVGEWASIITPKEWYAVTAAIHDRGHGAGIPLGGVVHKYLLTGILRCGNTLEDGSVCNNKMIGIKANTWLKYEHAYMCKKTVDGGCNKTYKRGDKTDKHVEDLVIAKLEAQAASSNRDIPDWGKAEDLERAIQSRKQLENRWQNGDPDVDDETFFRNLPALEARVKKLRAEQAEHLAMKAAAEAAEADIVTSWKSRTLTQKRELIKKALHAVTAMPGGKGNKAFDLDLLKPVWRSSE is encoded by the coding sequence GTGGGCAAGCGCGAAGAGGTCATCAGCAAGCTTCGGGGCACGCCTGAAGGCCTACCGTCCGTCGAGGAAGTGCGGGCCATGCTGGCCGCAGATCCGTCCCTCAAATGCGTGGTGTGCTACGCCCGCATCTCCTTCGATGGGCGGGCCAAGGACGCCCACGGCATCGAAGATCAGCACCGCGAGATGACCGACAACTCCCGAAAGTTCGGGTGGCTGATCGTCTACCGCTACACCGACAACGACAAGAGCGCCAGCAAGGAGGAGGTGATCCGAGACGACTTCGAGCAGATGATCAACGACCTCACGACTGGGCAGACGCCCGAGGGTTACCCCATTCATGGCGTGATGGCCGTCAACGATGACCGCCTCTACCGGCGGCCCGGGGACTGGGAACGCTACCTAAGCGCGTTCACCGCCCATGAAGATCGCGTCTATCACGACTCGAACGGCATGCAAGATCTCTACGCCGAGGGGTTCGAGATCAAGGGCCTTGTAGGCGTGGCCATGTCCCTAGCCGAGACCAGGAAGAAGCAGCGTCGGGCCCGCAACAGCCACCGCAACCGGGCGATCCGTGGCCAGTCCACAGCCGCATGGCGCCCCTTCGGCTGGGATGACGACAAGGTCACTCTCCGCCCCGCCGAAGCAGCGGCCATCCGGCAAGCCGTGCGCGACGTAATCGCCGGGGCATCCGTTTCGGAGATCACCAAGCAGTGGAAGGAAATCGGCTTCATCACGAGCCGTGGCAACCCCTTCCAGTACCAGACCGTCAAGCAAGTGCTCTTGAACGCCCGCCTGTGCGGCTACCGAGAGGTCAAGGGAGAGCTGGTGCGCGACGGCGACGACCAACCGATCGTGGGCGAGTGGGCGTCGATCATCACGCCCAAGGAGTGGTACGCCGTCACAGCGGCGATCCACGATCGCGGGCACGGTGCCGGGATCCCTCTCGGGGGAGTCGTACACAAGTACCTGCTCACGGGGATCTTGCGGTGCGGCAACACCCTTGAGGATGGCAGCGTCTGCAACAACAAGATGATCGGCATTAAGGCGAACACCTGGCTCAAGTACGAGCACGCCTACATGTGCAAGAAGACCGTAGACGGCGGATGCAACAAGACCTACAAGCGCGGCGACAAGACCGACAAGCACGTCGAGGATCTAGTTATCGCCAAACTTGAAGCTCAAGCAGCCAGCAGCAACCGGGACATCCCCGACTGGGGCAAGGCCGAGGATCTTGAGCGGGCGATTCAGAGCCGCAAGCAGCTTGAGAACCGCTGGCAGAACGGCGACCCCGACGTTGATGACGAGACGTTCTTCCGCAACCTCCCGGCGCTCGAAGCCCGGGTCAAGAAGCTGCGCGCCGAGCAGGCAGAGCACTTGGCGATGAAGGCAGCAGCCGAAGCCGCAGAGGCCGACATCGTCACGTCGTGGAAGTCCCGCACCCTCACACAGAAGCGAGAGTTGATCAAGAAGGCGCTGCACGCCGTCACTGCCATGCCTGGAGGCAAGGGAAACAAGGCCTTTGACCTTGACCTGCTCAAGCCGGTGTGGCGCTCCTCCGAGTGA
- a CDS encoding replication initiator: MRHLSDVDQDVIRLAQDPLFPRFLEQIAATGGCAHPVHLSGSTTTRDVATGEVLHHYDTRTEPGERLFVRCRNRRASVCAPCSRLYAGDTFHLVRAGLTGGKSVPVQVRERPRLFVTLTAPSFGPVHRATTDGQRCRPRRNAGTCEHNRPVSCGAVHDVTESVVGQPLCPGCYDYPAHVLWHAHAGQLWDRFTRATRRTLASAVGLAQARFRDHARLSFAKVAEYQKRAAVHVHAVVRLDGPDGPHTPPPAWATPELLTSAVHTAARSVLVRSPYSPSIGELELRWGTQLDARPLRAFGDTDGLADDAVAAYVAKYVTKGATDTAAGTDYRLLTRDDIDAAAVSPHIRALMRTCWHLGGLPEYAPLRLRAWAHTLGYRGHILTKSRAYSTSYTALRTQRAEHQRSTETRVPDGPEVATDSQWRYVGSGHTPGATLIAAGIADDLVLNRELAREDLRAPGGEVE; this comes from the coding sequence CTGCGTCATCTCTCCGACGTCGACCAGGACGTCATCCGCCTCGCCCAGGACCCGTTGTTCCCCCGCTTCCTGGAACAGATCGCCGCCACCGGCGGTTGCGCCCACCCCGTCCACCTCTCCGGCTCGACCACCACGCGCGACGTCGCCACGGGGGAGGTGCTGCACCACTACGACACTCGCACCGAACCGGGTGAGCGGCTCTTCGTCCGCTGCCGCAACCGCCGAGCGTCGGTCTGCGCACCGTGCTCGCGCCTCTACGCCGGAGACACCTTCCACCTCGTCCGCGCCGGACTCACCGGCGGCAAGAGCGTCCCGGTGCAGGTGCGGGAGCGGCCCCGGCTCTTTGTCACCCTCACCGCGCCGTCCTTCGGCCCCGTCCACCGCGCCACCACCGACGGGCAACGCTGTCGCCCCCGACGCAATGCCGGGACCTGCGAGCACAACCGCCCGGTGAGCTGCGGAGCCGTCCACGACGTCACCGAATCGGTCGTCGGCCAGCCGCTGTGTCCGGGGTGCTACGACTACCCGGCGCACGTCCTGTGGCACGCCCACGCCGGACAACTGTGGGACCGCTTCACCCGCGCCACCCGCCGTACCCTGGCCTCGGCCGTCGGCCTGGCGCAGGCCCGGTTCCGCGACCATGCCCGGCTCTCCTTCGCTAAGGTCGCGGAGTACCAGAAGCGCGCCGCCGTCCACGTCCACGCCGTTGTACGCCTCGACGGCCCCGACGGACCCCACACCCCGCCCCCGGCCTGGGCAACCCCCGAACTGCTGACCAGCGCGGTTCACACGGCGGCACGGTCGGTCCTCGTGCGCAGCCCCTACAGCCCGTCCATCGGGGAACTCGAACTCCGCTGGGGCACCCAGCTCGACGCCCGGCCCCTGCGGGCCTTCGGCGACACCGACGGCCTGGCCGACGACGCCGTCGCCGCCTACGTCGCGAAGTACGTCACCAAAGGCGCCACCGACACAGCAGCCGGCACCGACTACCGGCTCCTGACCCGGGACGACATAGACGCGGCAGCGGTGTCCCCGCATATCCGGGCCCTCATGCGCACCTGCTGGCACCTCGGCGGCCTACCCGAGTACGCCCCCCTCCGGCTACGAGCCTGGGCCCACACCCTCGGATACCGAGGCCACATCCTCACCAAATCCCGCGCCTACTCGACCTCCTACACCGCACTACGCACCCAACGTGCTGAGCATCAACGCTCCACGGAGACGCGCGTACCTGACGGCCCCGAAGTGGCCACCGATTCCCAGTGGCGTTACGTCGGCTCCGGCCACACCCCCGGCGCGACCCTCATAGCTGCCGGAATCGCCGACGACCTCGTCCTCAACCGCGAGCTTGCGCGTGAAGACCTGAGGGCGCCTGGTGGTGAGGTGGAGTGA
- a CDS encoding FtsK/SpoIIIE domain-containing protein encodes MGPITFAFLLAALAWVLVAGARLRDQNPVWFWYLTGYPVVAVRVLTTWRKVAHLHDLSVSRRPARGLVGDLVVKGQALRPIAPRISFPRATRTGLTLVVRLHPGQTPAPFIQAADALSHAWRVHAVRVTSPHRGLVRLTATVTDPLERPGIAVAPVVLLSAVVGILESGGAWVMNLRHVPHWLIVGATRSGKSALLARLVKELARQPVALVGIDCKGGMELNLFARRLSALATTRPEAVATLGALVADMQDRMRTCRDAGARSIWELPEKLRPVPVVVIVDELAELYLTDGTRAAKAEAEQCSTFLLRLAQLGGALGLHLVIAGQRVGSDLGPGVTALRAQLGGRICHRVHDSGTAEMALGDLNKDAVAVALSITEAEKGVAVCTGPDGGWVRARSHLTFTTEARDAAARHEHLPPELPGVTRALETLTKEAGA; translated from the coding sequence ATGGGACCGATCACCTTCGCGTTCCTCCTGGCGGCCCTGGCCTGGGTCCTGGTGGCCGGCGCCCGACTGAGGGATCAGAACCCGGTGTGGTTCTGGTACCTGACCGGCTACCCGGTCGTGGCCGTCCGGGTGCTGACCACGTGGCGGAAGGTCGCGCACCTGCATGACCTGTCGGTCTCGCGCCGTCCGGCACGCGGCCTCGTCGGGGACCTGGTGGTGAAAGGGCAAGCACTGCGGCCCATCGCACCCCGCATTTCCTTCCCCAGGGCGACGCGTACGGGGTTAACCCTGGTCGTGCGCCTGCACCCCGGCCAGACACCCGCCCCCTTCATCCAGGCCGCCGACGCCCTGTCCCACGCCTGGAGGGTCCACGCGGTGCGGGTGACCTCTCCGCATCGCGGCCTGGTCCGCCTGACGGCCACTGTCACGGACCCGTTGGAGCGGCCCGGGATCGCGGTAGCGCCGGTGGTGCTGCTGTCGGCTGTGGTCGGGATCCTGGAGAGCGGCGGGGCGTGGGTGATGAACCTTCGCCACGTGCCCCACTGGCTGATCGTCGGCGCCACCCGGTCCGGGAAGTCCGCGCTGCTCGCCCGGCTGGTGAAAGAACTCGCCCGGCAACCGGTGGCGCTGGTCGGGATCGACTGCAAGGGCGGCATGGAGCTGAACTTGTTCGCCCGGCGCTTGTCCGCGCTGGCGACCACCCGCCCCGAAGCCGTCGCCACCCTCGGCGCCCTGGTCGCCGACATGCAGGACCGCATGCGCACCTGCCGCGACGCCGGAGCCCGGTCGATCTGGGAACTGCCGGAGAAGCTCCGCCCGGTCCCGGTCGTGGTGATCGTCGACGAACTAGCAGAGCTCTACCTCACGGACGGCACCCGGGCGGCAAAGGCGGAGGCCGAGCAGTGCTCCACGTTCCTCCTGCGCCTCGCGCAGCTCGGCGGCGCCCTGGGCCTCCACCTGGTCATCGCCGGACAGCGCGTCGGCTCCGACCTCGGTCCCGGTGTCACCGCCCTGCGGGCGCAGCTCGGCGGCCGGATCTGCCACCGGGTGCATGACTCCGGCACAGCGGAAATGGCGCTCGGTGATCTCAACAAGGACGCCGTGGCGGTGGCCCTGTCGATCACGGAGGCGGAGAAGGGTGTCGCTGTCTGCACCGGGCCGGACGGTGGCTGGGTGCGGGCGCGTTCGCATCTGACGTTCACCACGGAGGCCCGGGACGCTGCCGCCAGGCATGAGCACCTGCCCCCCGAACTCCCCGGCGTTACCCGCGCCCTGGAGACCCTCACCAAGGAGGCAGGCGCATGA
- a CDS encoding thiamine biosynthesis protein ThiC, protein MKISQDIRREHGGDLAVDPEAGMAEKSKEFAASGNRVYLPLAD, encoded by the coding sequence ATGAAGATCTCGCAGGACATCCGGCGTGAGCACGGCGGGGATCTGGCCGTCGACCCGGAGGCGGGCATGGCGGAGAAGTCCAAGGAGTTCGCCGCGAGTGGCAACCGGGTCTATCTGCCGCTGGCCGACTGA